From Salvia splendens isolate huo1 chromosome 16, SspV2, whole genome shotgun sequence, a single genomic window includes:
- the LOC121772556 gene encoding proteasome subunit alpha type-5-like, with amino-acid sequence MFLTRTEYDRGVNTFSPEGRLFQVEYAIEAIKLGSTAIGVKTKEGVVLAVEKRITSPLLEPSSVEKIMEIDEHIGCAMSGLIADARTLVEHARVETQNHRFSYGEPMTVESTTQALCDLALRFGEGDEESMSRPFGVSLLIAGHDENGPCLYYTDPSGTFWQCNAKAIGSGSEGADSSLQEQYNKELALKEAETIALSILKQVMEEKVTANNVDIAKVSPKYHLYSPSEVEEVIGRL; translated from the exons ATGTTTCTCACAAG gACCGAGTATGATAGAGGAGTCAATACTTTCTCCCCTGAAGGGCGATTGTTTCAAGTTGAATATGCAATTGAGGCGATTAAG TTGGGTTCAACTGCAATTGGTGTAAAGACTAAGGAAGGAGTTGTTCTTGCTGTCGAGAAGCGGATTACCTCCCCGCTGCTG GAGCCAAGCAGTGTGGAGAAAATTATGGAAATTGATGAACATATAGGGTGTGCCATGAGTGGCTTAATTGCTGATGCCCGCACACTTGTTGAACATGCACGAGTTGAAACTCAG AACCACAGATTCTCTTACGGTGAGCCAATGACTGTTGAGTCTACTACTCAAGCCCTTTGTGATCTTGCTCTGCGATTTGGTGAAGGTGATGAAGAATCAATG TCCAGACCTTTTGGTGTATCTCTTCTCATTGCTGGTCATGATGAGAATGGCCCTTGCTT GTACTACACTGATCCATCCGGCACTTTCTGGCAATGCAATGCAAAAGCCATCGGGTCAGGTTCTGAAGGCGCAGACAGCTCTTTGCAGGAGCAGTATAACAAG GAACTGGCCCTCAAGGAAGCTGAGACCATTGCACTCTCCATTCTGAAGCAAGTCATGGAGGAGAAG GTGACGGCCAACAATGTCGATATTGCTAAGGTTTCGCCAAAATACCATCTCTACTCCCCTTCAGAAGTTGAAGAAGTCATCGGTCGCCTATGA
- the LOC121770772 gene encoding uncharacterized protein LOC121770772 isoform X1: MDLSSTKYLEPATLFSCQGVRGEGAMEGNNGLCMGGIKNPFLDSFSDPLCKLNLKETSDFVKSFPVGNGAEGRGISEISVTRRNVEAPPTPGRPVFSFSNTSNFARKSFPSKWDDAEKWILGGSSCNDSPANNHGLFKSLDHTTSRMYSRQCSGYKPNLGEICAEKSRITEEKVSKVISSFQGPLVLDHHHSRGGPVNGVALSASEDILLKDKFPNELNQIIPKFGCSEPMQEGFLFGNSFKKSTEITEEVKHRDIGTEMTPLGSSTTSRCPTPFKSTSPARHTTPANRSGPLAPGGADTMDITQLQECHLAKLHLGTQFDSVASNWSSREEEEEDVSKSLRHFEMSTECRKSVSESRSAGWQEEEKTKSCLRYQREEANIEAWVNLQSAKAEAESRKLEVKIQKMRANLEEKLMKRMADVHRKAEEWRAEAQFQHSEQVRKVGLQAQKVMNRRKHSKDNKNNNNSHFSGHKSCGCFPCNNHL; encoded by the exons ATGGATCTCAGCAGCACCAAGTATTTAGAGCCTGCAACCTTGTTTTCATGTCAAGGGGTAAGG ggAGAAGGAGCAATGGAGGGGAATAATGGGTTGTGCATGGGGGGTATAAAGAACCCATTTTTGGATTCCTTTTCTGATCCTCTTTGCAAGCTGAATCTCAAGGAGACCTCGGACTTTGTCAAGTCATTTCCAGTGGGAAATGGGGCAGAAGGCAGGGGCATTTCTGAGATTTCAGTGACAAGGAGGAATGTGGaggctcctccaactcctgggAGGCCTGTCTTCAGCTTCAGCAACACTTCAAATTTTGCAAGAAAGAGCTTCCCTTCAAAATGGGATGATGCTGAGAAATGGATTCTTGGTGGAAGTTCTTGTAATGACTCCCCTGCTAACAATCATGGCTTGTTCAAGTCACTGGATCATACTACCTCAAGGATGTACTCCAGGCAATGCAGTGGGTACAAGCCTAACCTTGGTGAAATCTGTGCTGAGAAGTCAAGGATCACTGAGGAGAAGGTCTCAAAGGTGATTTCATCTTTTCAAGGGCCTCTGGTTCTTGATCACCATCACAGCAGAGGTGGACCAGTAAATGGGGTTGCACTTTCAGCTTCAGAAGATATACTTTTAAAAG ATAAATTCCCAAATGAATTGAATCAAATAATCCCCAAATTTGGATGCTCTGAGCCAATGCAAGAAGGGTTTCTATTTGGAAACAGTTTCAAGAAATCAACTGAAATAACAGAGGAGGTGAAACACAGAGACATTGGCACAGAAATGACTCCTCTTGGCAGCTCCACCACCTCGAGGTGCCCGACTCCGTTCAAGAGCACGTCCCCCGCGCGCCACACCACGCCCGCCAACCGGTCTGGCCCGTTGGCCCCGGGTGGCGCAGACACCATGGACATAACTCAGCTGCAGGAGTGCCATTTAGCAAAGCTGCACCTCGGCACACAGTTTGATTCGGTCGCCTCAAATTGGAGCTCgagggaggaggaagaggaagacgTCTCGAAGAGCTTGAGGCACTTCGAGATGAGCACCGAGTGCAGGAAAAGCGTATCGGAGTCCAGGAGTGCCGGCTGGCAGGAAGAGGAGAAAACCAAGAGCTGCCTTAG GTATCAGAGAGAAGAAGCAAACATTGAAGCTTGGGTGAATCTACAAAGTGCAAAAGCAGAAGCTGAATCAAGAAAGCTTGAG GTGAAGATACAGAAAATGAGGGCGAATTTAGAGGAGAAGCTGATGAAGAGGATGGCGGACGTGCATAGGAAGGCGGAGGAGTGGAGGGCCGAGGCGCAGTTTCAGCATTCAGAGCAGGTTCGGAAAGTCGGGCTGCAAGCACAGAAGGTGATGAACAGAAGGAAGCATAGCAAAGACAACAAAAACAACAATAACTCTCATTTCTCAGGGCACAAGTCTTGTGGCTGCTTCCCTTGTAATAACCATCTATAG
- the LOC121770772 gene encoding uncharacterized protein LOC121770772 isoform X2 produces the protein MDLSSTKYLEPATLFSCQGGEGAMEGNNGLCMGGIKNPFLDSFSDPLCKLNLKETSDFVKSFPVGNGAEGRGISEISVTRRNVEAPPTPGRPVFSFSNTSNFARKSFPSKWDDAEKWILGGSSCNDSPANNHGLFKSLDHTTSRMYSRQCSGYKPNLGEICAEKSRITEEKVSKVISSFQGPLVLDHHHSRGGPVNGVALSASEDILLKDKFPNELNQIIPKFGCSEPMQEGFLFGNSFKKSTEITEEVKHRDIGTEMTPLGSSTTSRCPTPFKSTSPARHTTPANRSGPLAPGGADTMDITQLQECHLAKLHLGTQFDSVASNWSSREEEEEDVSKSLRHFEMSTECRKSVSESRSAGWQEEEKTKSCLRYQREEANIEAWVNLQSAKAEAESRKLEVKIQKMRANLEEKLMKRMADVHRKAEEWRAEAQFQHSEQVRKVGLQAQKVMNRRKHSKDNKNNNNSHFSGHKSCGCFPCNNHL, from the exons ATGGATCTCAGCAGCACCAAGTATTTAGAGCCTGCAACCTTGTTTTCATGTCAAGGG ggAGAAGGAGCAATGGAGGGGAATAATGGGTTGTGCATGGGGGGTATAAAGAACCCATTTTTGGATTCCTTTTCTGATCCTCTTTGCAAGCTGAATCTCAAGGAGACCTCGGACTTTGTCAAGTCATTTCCAGTGGGAAATGGGGCAGAAGGCAGGGGCATTTCTGAGATTTCAGTGACAAGGAGGAATGTGGaggctcctccaactcctgggAGGCCTGTCTTCAGCTTCAGCAACACTTCAAATTTTGCAAGAAAGAGCTTCCCTTCAAAATGGGATGATGCTGAGAAATGGATTCTTGGTGGAAGTTCTTGTAATGACTCCCCTGCTAACAATCATGGCTTGTTCAAGTCACTGGATCATACTACCTCAAGGATGTACTCCAGGCAATGCAGTGGGTACAAGCCTAACCTTGGTGAAATCTGTGCTGAGAAGTCAAGGATCACTGAGGAGAAGGTCTCAAAGGTGATTTCATCTTTTCAAGGGCCTCTGGTTCTTGATCACCATCACAGCAGAGGTGGACCAGTAAATGGGGTTGCACTTTCAGCTTCAGAAGATATACTTTTAAAAG ATAAATTCCCAAATGAATTGAATCAAATAATCCCCAAATTTGGATGCTCTGAGCCAATGCAAGAAGGGTTTCTATTTGGAAACAGTTTCAAGAAATCAACTGAAATAACAGAGGAGGTGAAACACAGAGACATTGGCACAGAAATGACTCCTCTTGGCAGCTCCACCACCTCGAGGTGCCCGACTCCGTTCAAGAGCACGTCCCCCGCGCGCCACACCACGCCCGCCAACCGGTCTGGCCCGTTGGCCCCGGGTGGCGCAGACACCATGGACATAACTCAGCTGCAGGAGTGCCATTTAGCAAAGCTGCACCTCGGCACACAGTTTGATTCGGTCGCCTCAAATTGGAGCTCgagggaggaggaagaggaagacgTCTCGAAGAGCTTGAGGCACTTCGAGATGAGCACCGAGTGCAGGAAAAGCGTATCGGAGTCCAGGAGTGCCGGCTGGCAGGAAGAGGAGAAAACCAAGAGCTGCCTTAG GTATCAGAGAGAAGAAGCAAACATTGAAGCTTGGGTGAATCTACAAAGTGCAAAAGCAGAAGCTGAATCAAGAAAGCTTGAG GTGAAGATACAGAAAATGAGGGCGAATTTAGAGGAGAAGCTGATGAAGAGGATGGCGGACGTGCATAGGAAGGCGGAGGAGTGGAGGGCCGAGGCGCAGTTTCAGCATTCAGAGCAGGTTCGGAAAGTCGGGCTGCAAGCACAGAAGGTGATGAACAGAAGGAAGCATAGCAAAGACAACAAAAACAACAATAACTCTCATTTCTCAGGGCACAAGTCTTGTGGCTGCTTCCCTTGTAATAACCATCTATAG
- the LOC121769804 gene encoding 1-phosphatidylinositol-3-phosphate 5-kinase FAB1B-like yields MDEPDRTFSALVGLFKSWMSWWSEPVHVSRDFWMPDQSCRVCYECDSQFNLINRRHHCRLCGRIFCAKCTSNRLHSGHSGPKISAEDWDRIRVCNYCFKQREKEQWGKELIVAADDGRQVDLPIAICTSPSSASFLSTRSSGTCGSSSTTFLSVSQSPAPSPMQSPSTEADLDRQNAGAPKINDADVVSEERNLCEDQFDYFRNRSDDDDDDEYGISQLDPIASDFSQVNGYYGPVKFEDINSDYNSRKVHPDGDVVDSKSTTSFPWPYINSENTEESQQIAEKDAEHDFGDECEAPSSIYVAEDVNTEPVDFENNGVLWLPPDPEDEEDEREALSFEDDGDGDAAGEWGYLNNSNSSGSGEFRSREKSNEEHKRVMKSVVEGHFRALVAQLLQVDNLLSEDENDKESWLEIIIALSWEAATLLKPDMSQGGQMDPGGYVKVKCLASGLRSESLVVRGVVCKKNVAHRRMTSRVEKPRLLILGGALEYQRVSNALSSFDTLLQQEMDHLKMAVAKISVHTPNILLVEKSVSRYAQEYLLAKEISLVLNIKRPLLERIARCTGAQIVPSIDHLSSEKVGYCDMFNVMKFTEEHGSAGQAGKKLVKTLMYFEGCPKPQGCTIILRGASGDELKKVKHVVQYGVFAAYHLALETSFLADEGASLPALPLNSPIKVALPDKQSTIDRSISTVPGFSVPSGDKSPVPQSVGDPPRSSDLPPSDLIRETIASVHEYSDTHNLPASLSSQYGEPPISSSAEEKAILDLGLSTEANPSELDEPAGAAVDIHSSNHFGDSHVKIMESDDYNIDTMSKISNLASLQTDGLKIPDEQSSLKEEFPPSPSDHQSILVSLSSRCVWKGTVCERSHLFRIKYYGSFDKPLGRFLRDHLFDKSFVCRSCEMAAEAHVQCYTHRQGTLTISVKKLPEIILPGERDGKIWMWHRCLRCPRANGYPPATRRVLMSDAAWGLSFGKFLELSFSNHAAASRVASCGHSLHRDCLRFYGFGQMVACFRYASIDVHSVYLPPSKLDFNYKNQEWIEKEINEVVGRAELLFSEVLNALRLLAERKCGVGAVNSVTNDHESRHLIIDLEGLLQKEKSIFEEMLRKILRKEATIGQPLVDILELNQLRRELIFQSYVWDRRLIYAASLDSNSKPNKVEVSTSVAVQKSLGDTERILDVNVPVPTSKTLSSSDSTAVDAKLKENPDHGQIGLLNNHLEVVPQRTDSSSNLDHGKQNPLELSHEVRFTDLTDPLASSVNEHRAHLDGQSPISLSDTLDAAWTGESHPGIDVPKKCSVSELAEVDISSAVKGVDKLDTEYEREDSASGSSTKSSGDVDDAESWLTTPFSIYYRSPSKNSSWPDLKLDALGGYNPVYISLFQDPELQGEAMLLLPMGINETVIPVYDDEPTSVISHALVSHEYFAQISDEPEKPRDTAEPMFSMHSLDVGAFPSLSSLDEVMLESYRSVGSGDESMLSSFRSSLNSDPVSYTNALHARVSFTDDGPLGKIKYTVTCYYAKRFDALRRISCPSEVDFVRSLSRCKKWGAQGGKSNVFFAKTLDDRCIIKQVTKTELESFIKFAPGYFKYMSESIGTGSPTCLAKILGIYQVSSKHLKGGKETKMDVLVMENLLFGRNVTRLYDLKGSSRSRYNPDSSGSNKVLLDQNLIEAMPTSPIFVGNKAKRVLERAVWNDTAFLASIDVMDYSLLVGVDEEKHELVLGIIDFMRQYTWDKHLETWVKASGILGGPKNASPTVISPKQYKRRFRKAMTTYFLMVPDQWSPSMIVRSQSQTETPEENSQSQNAAHISMPSAE; encoded by the exons ATGGATGAGCCTGATAGGACATTTTCTGCTCTGGTAGGCTTATTTAAATCTTGGATGTCATGGTGGTCGGAACCGGTACATGTGTCGAGGGATTTCTGGATGCCCGACCAGAGTTGCAGGGTGTGCTACGAGTGTGATTCACAGTTTAACTTGATTAACCGGAGACATCATTGTCGTCTCTGTGGCCGGATTTTCTGTGCCAAGTGTACTTCAAATCGGCTTCATAGTGGACATAGTGGGCCAAAGATTTCAGCAGAAGACTGGGATAGGATTAGGGTCTGCAACTACTGTTTCAAGCAAAGGGAGAAAGAGCAATGGGGAAAAGAGTTGATTGTGGCAGCTGATGATGGGCGGCAGGTGGATCTGCCCATCGCCATCTGTACTTCTCCATCATCAGCCAGTTTCCTTAGCACCAGATCAAGTGGCACCTGTGGTAGCAGTAGCACTACATTTCTGTCAGTGTCACAGTCGCCTGCACCCAGCCCGATGCAATCACCGTCGACTGAAGCAGATTTAGATAGGCAGAATGCCGGAGCACCAAAGATCAATGATGCTGATGTGGTCTCGGAGGAGCGAAACCTGTGTGAAGACCAATTTGATTATTTTCGAAACAG GAGTGatgacgacgatgatgatgaatATGGAATATCTCAATTAGATCCCATAGCTAGTGACTTCTCCCAGGTTAATGGCTACTATGGTCCTGTTAAATTTGAGGACATCAACAGTGATTACAACTCACGTAAAGTTCATCCTGATGGAGATGTGGTTGATTCAAAAAGTACGACCAGCTTCCCGTGGCCATATATTAATTCTGAAAACACTGAAGAATCACAGCAGATTGCCGAGAAAGATGCTGAGCACGACTTTGGTGACGAATGTGAGGCACCTTCTTCTATATATGTGGCAGAAGACGTCAATACCGAACCTGTAGATTTTGAAAACAATGGAGTTTTGTGGCTCCCTCCCGATCCTGAGGACGAAGAAGATGAAAGGGAAGCACTTTCATTCGAGGACGACGGTGATGGGGATGCTGCAGGAGAATGGGGATATCTGAACAATTCAAACAGCTCTGGGAGCGGGGAGTTTCGTAGTCGGGAAAAATCAAATGAGGAGCATAAGAGAGTCATGAAGAGTGTGGTCGAAGGCCATTTTCGGGCTTTAGTAGCTCAACTCTTGCAGGTAGACAATCTTCTTTCAGAGGATGAAAATGACAAAGAGAGCTGGTTGGAAATAATCATTGCCTTGTCATGGGAGGCTGCCACGTTGTTAAAACCAGATATGAGCCAGGGGGGGCAAATGGATCCCGGAGGATATGTCAAAGTAAAATGTTTAGCTTCAGGGCTTCGAAGCGAGAG TTTGGTGGTCAGAGGGGTTGTTTGCAAGAAAAATGTGGCTCATCGACGGATGACATCAAGAGTAGAGAAACCTCGCTTACTGATCCTCGGAGGGGCTCTTGAGTACCAGCGGGTTTCTAATGCTCTTTCTAGCTTTGATACGCTGTTACAACAG GAAATGGATCATCTGAAGATGGCCGTTGCAAAGATAAGTGTGCACACTCCCAATATTCTCCTTGTTGAGAAATCTGTTTCGCGCTACGCACAAGAGTACCTTCTTGCAAAAGAAATATCACTTGTTCTAAATATTAAAAGACCACTTCTGGAGCGTATAGCCCGTTGCACTGGTGCTCAAATCGTTCCTTCTATTGATCACCTATCATCAGAGAAGGTGGGATATTGTGATATGTTCAACGTAATGAAGTTTACGGAAGAGCATGGTAGTGCTGGTCAGGCTGGAAAGAAGCTGGTGAAGACTCTGATGTATTTCGAAGGTTGCCCAAAGCCACAAGGATGCACT ATAATACTTCGAGGCGCCAGTGGGGATGAATTGAAGAAAGTGAAGCATGTCGTACAGTATGGAGTTTTTGCGGCTTATCACTTGGCTCTGGAGACGTCTTTTCTTGCTGACGAAGGTGCTTCCTTGCCTGCACTTCCGTTGAACTCTCCTATCAAGGTGGCACTACCAGATAAGCAATCGACAATTGACCGATCAATCTCAACTGTACCTGGTTTTTCAGTTCCGTCTGGGGATAAGTCTCCCGTACCACAATCTGTTGGTGATCCACCGAGGTCGAGCGATTTACCCCCTTCAGATCTAATCAGGGAAACAATTGCATCGGTTCACGAATATTCAGACACACATAATCTCCCTGCTTCTTTGAGCTCTCAGTATGGCGAGCCTCCTATATCATCTTCTGCTGAAGAAAAAGCTATTCTAGACTTGGGCTTGTCCACCGAGGCAAACCCTAGTGAATTAGACGAACCTGCTGGCGCGGCTGTTGATATCCACTCCTCTAATCATTTTGGAGATTCACATGTCAAAATTATGGAAAGTGATGACTATAACATAGATACTATGAGCAAAATTTCAAATCTGGCATCTTTGCAAACGGATGGTCTAAAAATTCCTGATGAACAATCTTCTTTGAAAGAAGAATTTCCACCCTCTCCCTCAGACCATCAAAGCATCTTAGTCTCGTTGTCATCGAGATGTGTATGGAAGGGAACTGTCTGTGAAAGATCACATTTGTTCCGGATCAAATATTATGGCAGCTTTGACAAGCCACTAGGCCGTTTTCTACGCGATCATTTGTTTGATAAG AGTTTTGTATGCCGCTCATGTGAGATGGCTGCCGAGGCTCATGTTCAGTGCTACACTCATCGACAAGGCACTCTGACAATTTCAGTGAAGAAACTCCCTGAAATTATTTTACCTGGTGAACGGGATGGTAAGATTTGGATGTGGCACCGTTGCTTGAGATGTCCTAGGGCTAATGGATATCCACCTGCAACTAGACGGGTTCTGATGTCAGATGCTGCATGGGGGTTGTCCTTTGGAAAGTTCTTGGAGCTAAGCTTTTCGAACCATGCAGCTGCGAGTAGAGTGGCGAGCTGTGGCCATTCTTTGCATAGAGACTGTCTTCGGTTTTACGG GTTCGGACAGATGGTTGCTTGCTTTCGTTATGCATCGATTGATGTTCACTCGGTGTACCTACCTCCCTCAAAACTTGATTTCAACTACAAAAATCAAGAGTGgatagaaaaagaaataaatgag GTGGTTGGGCGAGCTGAACTTCTGTTCTCCGAGGTGCTCAATGCTCTTCGCCTCTTGGCAGAAAGAAAATGTGGTGTAGGTGCGGTGAATAGTGTCACGAATGATCATGAATCTAGGCACCTGATTATAGATCTAGAAGGGCTCTTGCAGAAGGAGAAGTCAATATTTGAG GAAATGCTCCGGAAAATCTTGAGAAAGGAGGCAACAATAGGGCAACCACTCGTTGATATTCTTGAGCTCAATCAGCTGCGCAGAGAGCTAATCTTCCAGTCTTATGTGTGGGACCGGCGCCTGATATATGCAGCTAGCCTAGATTCCAATAGCAAACCGAACAAGGTGGAGGTCTCCACTTCTGTGGCTGTTCAGAAATCTCTCGGTGACACTGAAAGAATTCTCGATGTAAATGTCCCAGTTCCGACCAGTAAAACTTTAAGCAGTTCCGATTCAACTGCTGTTGATGCAAAGCTCAAAGAAAATCCTGATCATGGCCAAATCGGTCTGCTCAACAATCACCTTGAGGTGGTTCCACAAAGAACTGATTCATCCTCGAATCTCGATCATGGAAAGCAGAATCCGCTTGAACTCTCTCATGAAGTAAGGTTCACTGATTTAACGGATCCTCTGGCTTCGAGTGTTAACGAACATAGAGCTCACTTAGATGGTCAAAGTCCTATATCTCTGTCGGATACTCTTGATGCTGCGTGGACTGGTGAGAGTCATCCAGGTATAGATGTCCCTAAAAAGTGCAGTGTGTCGGAATTAGCTGAAGTTGATATTTCATCTGCTGTCAAAGGAGTTGACAAGTTGGATACAGAGTACGAGAGAGAGGACTCGGCTTCCGGCTCGTCTACCAAAAGTTCTGGTGATGTGGATGACGCTGAAAGCTGGCTGACCACTCCGTTTTCTATCTACTACCGGTCACCAAGCAAGAATTCCTCATGGCCGGACCTGAAGCTGGACGCGTTGGGTGGATATAATCCAGTGTACATTTCCTTGTTCCAGGACCCTGAACTCCAAGGTGAGGCCATGTTACTTCTCCCGATGGGGATTAATGAGACTGTCATCCCAGTGTATGATGATGAGCCAACAAGTGTTATATCCCACGCCCTCGTTTCTCATGAATACTTTGCCCAAATCTCTGATGAGCCCGAGAAACCCAGGGACACTGCAGAACCGATGTTTTCAATGCACTCCCTTGATGTCGGTGCCTTTCCGTCGTTATCATCTTTGGACGAGGTGATGTTGGAATCGTACAGAAGTGTTGGCTCGGGAGACGAGAGCATGCTGTCAAGCTTCCGTAGTTCCTTGAATTCGGACCCAGTCTCGTATACAAATGCTTTGCACGCCAGAGTGTCGTTTACAGATGATGGACCCCTTGGGAAGATTAAATACACGGTCACCTGTTACTATGCAAAACGTTTCGATGCACTGAGGAGGATAAGTTGCCCATCGGAGGTGGATTTTGTCAGATCCCTCAGCCGTTGCAAGAAGTGGGGCGCCCAAGGTGGGAAGAGCAACGTCTTCTTTGCAAAAACTTTGGATGATCGGTGTATCATCAAGCAAGTGACGAAGACTGAGCTGGAGTCGTTCATCAAGTTCGCCCCGGGCTACTTCAAATACATGTCTGAATCAATTGGGACAGGAAGCCCTACCTGCCTGGCAAAGATCCTCGGTATCTATCAG GTATCTTCAAAACATCTTAAAGGAGGGAAAGAAACCAAAATGGATGTGCTGGTGATGGAGAATCTGCTATTCGGAAGAAACGTGACGCGTCTCTATGATCTCAAAGGTTCATCCAGGTCGCGATACAATCCAGATTCTTCCGGAAGCAATAAGGTGTTGTTGGATCAGAACTTGATCGAAGCAATGCCCACTTCTCCCATATTTGTCGGAAACAAGGCCAAACGAGTACTAGAAAGAGCGGTGTGGAACGACACTGCTTTTCTCGCT TCTATAGATGTGATGGACTACTCACTACTAGTCGGGGTTGATGAAGAGAAGCACGAGCTTGTCCTTGGAATCATCGACTTCATGAGACAGTACACGTGGGACAAGCATCTCGAGACATGGGTGAAGGCATCGGGCATTCTGGGCGGGCCCAAGAACGCCTCACCAACCGTGATTTCTCCGAAGCAGTACAAGAGGAGATTCAGGAAGGCTATGACGACGTATTTCCTGATGGTCCCGGACCAATGGTCACCTTCTATGATCGTTCGTAGCCAGTCGCAGACGGAGACGCCAGAAGAGAACTCACAGTCACAGAATGCTGCACATATTAGTATGCCATCTGCTGAGTGA
- the LOC121772499 gene encoding translation initiation factor eIF-2B subunit alpha-like: MWHRSASFILDKQEQQRNDAAESRPISPASIAMKENPSANVSMYYQTRAEHHGVVTSDWLAQAQTAVAGNSDDDVAQSNGSGGEEMDKMFSVVDEFNNWRKQPDLAEAVAAIRALASAIRSSQAKTMMELEIELKKASDSLKSWDATSISLTAGCDLFMRYVTRTSALDREDFGSAKSRLLERAEKFGEISYKARRIIAMLSQDFIFDGCTILVHGFSRVVLEALRTAVENKKVFRVLCTEGRPDRSGLRVSNELAKLDVPVKLLIDSAVAYSMDEVDMVLVGADGVVESGGIINMMGTYQIALVAKAMNKPMYVAAESYKFARLYPLDQKDMVPALRPIDFGVPIPSKVEVETSARDYTPPQYLTLLFTDLGVLSPSVVSDELIQLYL, translated from the exons ATGTGGCATCGATCAGCGTCATTCATTCTCGACAAGCAGGAGCAGCAGCGGAACGACGCCGCCGAAAGCCGACCGATCTCCCCTGCTTCCATCGCCATGAAGGAAAACCCCAGCGCTAACGTCTCGATGTACTACCAGACGCGCGCGGAGCACCACGGCGTCGTGACGAGCGACTGGCTGGCTCAGGCGCAGACCGCCGTCGCCGGAAACTCGGACGACGACGTTGCGCAGAGCAACGGTTCCGGCGGCGAGGAGATGGATAAGATGTTCTCGGTGGTGGATGAGTTTAACAATTGGCGGAAACAGCCGGATTTGGCGGAGGCTGTGGCGGCGATTAGGGCTTTAGCTTCGGCGATTCGGTCCAGCCAAGCCAAGACGATGATGGAGCTTGAAATTGAGCTAAAAAAGGCATCCGATTCTCTTAAA TCATGGGACGCTACTTCAATCTCCTTAACGGCTGGTTGTGACCTTTTCATGCGTTATGTGACTAGAACTTCAGCTTTAGATCGCGAAGACTTCGGTTCAGCCAAGTCCCGACTACTTGAGCGTGCTGAGAAGTTTGGCGAGATATCATATAAG GCGCGGAGGATAATAGCTATGCTCAGTCAAGATTTTATATTTGATGGCTGCACCATTTTGGTCCATGGCTTCTCCAGGGTTGTGCTCGAAGCTTTGAGAACAGCAGTTGAGAACAAAAAAGTGTTTCGAGTTCTCTGCACAG AGGGAAGGCCCGACAGGTCAGGGTTACGCGTATCCAACGAGCTCGCCAAACTGGATGTCCCCGTTAAGCTCTTAATCGACTCTGCTGTGGCATACAGCATGGATGAAGTGGACATGGTGCTTGTAGGAGCAGATGGTGTTGTTGAAAGTGGAGGCATTATAAACATGATGGGAACCTACCAAATCGCATTGGTTGCCAAAGCCATGAACAAGCCAATGTACGTTGCTGCTGAAAGTTACAAG TTTGCGCGCCTTTACCCGTTGGATCAGAAAGACATGGTGCCAGCCCTACGCCCCATTGATTTTGGAGTACCGATCCCATCAAAGGTGGAGGTTGAAACATCCGCTCGTGACTACACGCCCCCACAGTATCTTACCCTGCTATTTACTGATCTTGGGGTCCTATCACCGTCTGTTGTAAGCGACGAGCTCATCCAACTTTACCTGTAG